agcctcccaaagtactgggattacaggtgtgagccactgcacctggtctcctggctaattaaaaaaaaaaaaaacttttgtagagatggtgtctcactttgttgtccaggctcaaagggtttttttgttttttttttttttttttttttgagacggagtctcgctctgtcgcccaggctggagtgcagtggcgcaatctcggctcactgcaagctccgcctcccaggttcacgccattctcctgcctcagcctctccgagtagctgggactacaggcacccgccaccacgcccggctaattttttttttatttttagtagagacggggtttcaccgtggtctcgatctcctgacctcatgatctgcccgcctcggcatcccaaagtgcggggattacaagcgtgagccaccgcacccagcctcaaaggttttttttaaaggagtagtGCTCATCTAATCTTTATAGATTTGTAAACACAAGCTAGTTTTATAACTCTTAGTTTAGAAGGCCATGTTAAGAAAAAActgtgctgggcacggtggcccatgcctgtaatcccagcactttggaggccgaagtgggaggatcacttgagcccaggagttcaagagcaactTGGGCAACCTGGCAAGaacccatgtctacaaaaataaaaagtacaaaaattagcagtgtgtgggctgggcgtggtggctcatgcccgtaatcccagcactttgggaggctgaggcaggtggatcacctgaggtctggagttcgagaccagcctggccaacatagtgaaaccctgtctctactaaaaatacaaaaaatcagctgggcgtggtggcgggcgcctgtaattccagctactcaggaggctgaggcaggagaactgcttgaacccaggaggcagaggttgcagtgagccaagatcgtgccattgcactccagcctgggcaacaaaaatgaaactctgcttcaaaaaaaaaaaaaaaaaaaaaaaaattagcaatgtgtggtggcaggcgacagtagtccccagctactcaggaggctgaggcaggaggatcacttgagcctaggaggttgaggctgcagtgagccatgttcacaccagtgcactccatcttgggtgacaagAAGAAACCtgagcttcaaaaaaaaaaaaaaaattgttccagaAGCTTGAGTTTGATAGATAGTCCCCTCCTGTGATAGCAAGTCATAATTGGTACTTAGTTCTTGAATTCTCAGCCTTTTAGTGAAGTTCTGGGGAAGTTAGTTCTTCTCTTACTGTGACTTTTAATATCTTACACAGATGTGATTAATTTGCACAGAATTGAATTTCAAAGCTTCAAGAGATTGTTAACCAGCTATTTAAAAAACCCTTATGagattaattttttctgtatACACAATTAACTTAAGCATAGTTGTTCTCATGAAGCAAAACAGagtagaaaatattattaaaatatatgtgaagAAAAAATGTTACCTTGGTGCAAAAACTTAAATCAGTGACCTACTCTGTTGTATATTTTCATGGGCTACTATCTGTATGCATTATTTTCCCTACCTGTTATTTTTCAACATCTGTGTTTCATAAGCTGTTGGAAATATAAtgtatacatgtttattttaaatgagtTCAGTATAAAGTTACTTTGCACCATTTGTGCCTGTTTACTTTTGCTTTGACATAGATACATTGAGATATTTCCAAGCAGAAGGAATGAAGTTCGAACACATGTTGGTTCTTATAAGGGAAAGAAAATCACATCTTTTCCAACTGCTAAGTATATAACTGAGCCAGAAATGGTCTTTGAAGAACATGAAGTAAATGAAGATATTCAACCCATGACAGCTTTTGAAAGTGAGAAGGAAATAGGTAAGGTCTTGCCTCTTCTTGAGACTCATTGGGTCTGTCTTGAATGTGTTTtgggttttgtgattttttttttttttttttgagacgaagtctcgctctgttgccaggctggagtgcagtggtgcgatcttggctgactgcagcctctacctcccgggttcaagtgattcttctgcctcagcctctttgagtagctgggactacagacgcacgctgccactcccagctaatttttatatttttagtagagatagggtttcgccatgttggccaggctggtctggaactcttgacctcaagtgagcctcagcctctcaaagtgctggggttacaggtgtgagccaacacacccagcctaAAGTTTTAACTTTGAGTATAGTACATACTTTGAGTATATGCAGAAAGGCTTAATTATTTTGCTAGGtttttaatttaatcatttttattaactatattAAAAGCTGGGTAGTAAAAATGTGATAAAAGGAAGtaaaatgtcaacatttaaaTTAAGATGGGGGAAGATTTGGGAAATGAGCAGGAATATTGACTGaagtaaggatttttttttttttttgagacagagtctctctctgtcgcccaggctggagtgcagtggcgcactctcagctcactgcaacctctgcctcccaggttcaagtgattctcctgcctcagcctcccgagtagctgggactacagtcgcctgccactgtgcctggctaatttttatatttttagtagagatggggtttccccatgttggccagactggtgtcgaactactgacctcaggtgatctgcccgcctctgcttcccaaagtgctgggattacaggcatgagccagccacTGTGCTCGCCCAAAGTAaggatttttgtttgcttctggatttaattatttctttgattCCAACCCAGAGCAACATTTGGAATCTTTTAAGTttgataaatactttttaaactgGTACCCTGGGATTATCTTgtcactatatatatgtgtatatatatatttttgtttttttgagacaaggtcttgttctgtggcccattctggagtgcagtggcacaatcatggctcactgcaaccttgaactcctgggctcaggcagttcttccaccgcagcctcctgagtagctggaactataggcatgcatcaccatgcccagctaacttatttttctttttattttttgtagagacagtgtctcgctatgttgcccaggctagtctcgaactcctgggctcaagtgattctcctgcttcagccttccaaagtgttgggattacaagtgtgagctaccacgcccagcctttgttctttttttttttttttttttagtgcctgTAATCTAGAAAGTCTCTTTTAGGGTTTAATTCGTAATCATTTTACCTGCTCTCCGATGTTACAAAAAGGGGTAAGTTCTTAAACTGGTAATGGTTTGAGGCATTCAGTGCTTATGGGTGTTCAGGTGATATTTGTTGAGTGGCAGAAATTTCAGATCATTTTGGCTTTTAATGCTCTTAAAAGGAATTGAGGATTTGGACATAAAAGTCATACCTAGTTAGAATCTGTTAATAACCCTTGAAGCTGTTATGTTTTAACAGTGCTTTCTGTTCCACCTCTCAGAATTGCCTAAGGAGGTGCCAGAAAAGCTTCCAGAGGCTGCTGATTTTGGAACTACGTCTTCTCTGCATTTTGTCCACGTGAGAGGATTACCTTTCCAAGCCAATGCCCAAGACATTATAAATGTGTGTGGCAGTAAGATATCCAATCTCAATAGATTTGAacaaaagttctaaaattgaacTTGTATTAATTTGGGGAAGGTAGAGAAGAAAGTATAGTATTTCTGTGTTTGTTAGTAAGATGGCATCTTCCTGGTTGCAAGGCTTGCTTCTTTTTCTGTAGCTGAAAAGTGTGGCTTGGTATTACTTTTTTTtgtgatagagtctcgctctgtcgccgaggctggagtgcagtggtgtgaactcggctcactgcaacctctgcctgccgggttcaagcatttcttccgcctcagtctcccgagtagctgggattacaggcacgcgccaccacgcctgactaatttttgtattttcagtagagacggggttccactgtgttggccaggctggttttgaactcctgacctcaagcagtccactctcctcggcctcctaaagtgttgagattacaggtgtgagccaccatgctcgctGAGAGCAGATATTTGAAATGTCActttgagttctgagaaaaagtagaaaagccagaagacatactagatacataaatatattactgCTTAAAAAAGAGATTTCCTAAAAACAAATGTATCAAGTGTATGAATCAAAGTCTGAAAGAAAGATGAAGAGCCACCAGACTTCTAGGCAGGTTTACATCCATCATGTTCCTCTTGACTGCCTTTGTTTGTCGTTTAGTTTTTTGCTCCACTCAAGCCTGTTAGAATCACCATGGAATACAGCTCCAGTGGGAAGGCCACTGGAGAAGCTGATGTGCACTTTGAGACCCATGAGGATGCTGTTGCAGCGATGCTCAAGGATCGGTCCCATGTTCGTAAGTCCTGCCTTTCGCCTTTGTTGTCGTTTTTGATGCTTGTCTTTGCTTACAAATATCTCTTTCTGTTTTGGGACTGTAGAACTTTTTCCTtgagaaatttgtattcttttagtaCTAGTAAATTAAATGTAACAGATAAAACactatattataatttaaaaaaaattgtctgcTAATTATCctgcaaatttctttctttctttttttttttttttttttgtcacccatgctggagtgcagtggtgccatctcggctcaccgcagtctCCGCCTGCTGTGttcgagcaattcttctgcctcagccacctgagtagctgggattacaggtgcccggcactgtgcctgactaatttttgtatttttagtagagacaggtttcgccatgttggccaggctggtctcgaactcctggcttcaaatgatccacctgcctcaacctcccaaagtgctgggattacaggcatgagccaccgcacccagcctgtttgtccattttacattttgtttgtttgtagttgtttgagacggagtcttgtctgtcgcccagtctgtagtgcagtggcgtgatcttggctcactgcaacctccgcctcctgggttcaagtgattgtcctgccacagcctcccaagtagctgggactataggcacccgccaccacactggctaatttttgtatttttattagagatggggtttcactacgtttgccaggctggctcgaactccttacctcaggtgatcctcccacttcggcctcccaaagtgctgggattacaacaggcgtgagccaccgtgtccagcctaaattttgtttttaattagggAAAGGAAAGGGCAAAGGGTTTGAGTTGCTGtctgaactgtgagaaaaatggttgtaatatttttctgccttttcaactttttaaaactaaTCTTTCTCATTATCCTCAGATCATAGGTATATTGAACTGTTCCTGAATTCATgtccaaaaggaaaataagactCCAGGGGCTCCAGATAATAAGGTAAATTTAAGAGGTAAAActgggctggctgcagtggctcacacctgtaatcccagcactttgggaggccaaggtgggccaatcacctgaggtcaggagttcgagccagcctggccaacatggtgaaaccctgtctctactaaaaatacaaaaattaactgagcatgatggtgggtgcctgtaattccagctactcaggaggctgaagtgggagaatcacttgaaccggggaggcagaggttgcagtgagctgagattgtgccactgcactccagcatgggcaatagagcaagactcaaaaaaaaagaaaaaagaggtacaactatggaaattattttctattgatAAACTAATAATCATCCACTCACTAATTTATAATATGGTAGAAaccattctctttttatttttcaaatttttttagggaccaggtcttgctctgttgcccaggctagcagtggtgcgatcatagctcactgcagcttcaaccttctgggctcaggagattctctcacttcagcctcctgagtagctgggactacaggtgtgtactaccatgcctacctaattttttaatttttttgtagaggtgggggtctctctatgttgcccaggctggccttgaacttctggccttaagtgatcctgctgcctttgcctcccaaagtgttggaattaacaagagtgagccaccccacctggcacCATTCCTTTTTAATAAAGATCAAACTAATGATAATGGCAGTGTCAATATAAGGAATGAAAATTCTCGCTCTGGCTTCTCAGATGtggggggcaaaaaaaaaaattccgctGGGAAATAGAATTAATtatgatattttttcatttttttaaaaatttatttatttatttatttattttttgtgagacggagtttcactcttgttgcctaggctggagtgcaatggctcgatctctgctcaccacaacttccgcctcctgggttcaagagattctcctgcctcagcctcccaagtagctgggattacaggcatgcaccaccacgcccagctaatttttgtatttttagtagagatggggttactccatgttggtcatggctggtcttgaactcctgacctcaggtgatacccctgcctcggcctcccaaagtgctgggattacaggcgtgagccactgcgttcggcctgctttttattttttttgagacagagtcttgctctgttgagcaaactggattgcagtgacgcagtctgggctcactgcaaactgcctcctgggttcaagtgattctcctgcctcagtctcccaagtagcttggattgcaggtgcccaccacaatgcctggctaatttttttttgtatttttagtagagatgaggtttcaccgtgttggccaggctcgtcttgaactaactcctggcctcaagtgattcacctgccttggcttcccaaagtggtgggattacaggagtgagccactgcgcccagccataattCCTTATGATTTGTATGGTAGCTTTGAGCATTATCTCCATTTAGAATTTTTATGCATAATTTCCAACATCCATCATGCTGTGTGCCAAAAAATAGCCACCTTTAGTAGCTATAAATCATAACAGACTGGATATGTGACTTGCATtagctttttttccccacttaaatttaaataccttttccattttctcaggtttttttgttttttttgatatgaagtctcactctttttgcccagagggaagtgcagtggcacaatctcagctcactgcaacccccaccttccgggttcaagtgattctcctgcctcagcctcccaggtagctaggattacaggcactctccaccacatccagctaatttttgtattatttagtagagacagggtttcaccatgttggccaggctggtctcgaactcctgacatccagTGATctgctagcctcagcctcccaaagtgctgggattacaggtgtgagccaccatgcccagccattttctGTTTTAAGGTACTTTTAAAAGGATACATGTGAAACCAGAGTGTATCATCCATAAACACAGTTAATGTGCCACTGTTTCCTTTTCctaaaatggcattttttttttgccttaggaAGTACATAATTTTATAGTGTTAACCTACCCGTGAAATTTGCTTAATACATCTTGATGTTCCTTCCCTCGATTAAATatatggtgtctttttttttcccataaggTATTTTAAGTATTACTGTTGTATTGCAGTCACTTTTCTACATGTAATGGCTCATTCTTTTGAGACACCTGTAATGGTTTCTTGAAAACACacgaggccaggcgtggtgggttaCTCCGGTAATCTCattacttcaggaggctgaggcaggcagatcacctgaggtcaggagtttgagaccagcctggccaaatggcgaaaccctgtctctcctaaaaatacaaaaattagctgtgtgtggtggtgcatgcctgtagttccagctactgggaaggctgaggcaggagaatcacttgaatctgggaggtggaggttgcagtgactgagatggtgccactgcactccaccagcctggatgacagaacaaaactctgtctcaaaaaaaaaaagggggggcgggggggggaacaaaaaaacacagacatTCATTCTACTACTGTATCCTattctattgctttttttttttctttttttttgagacggagtctctctctgtcgcccaggctggagtgcagtggtgtgatctctgctcactacaacctccgccccccgggttcaagcaattctcctgcctcagcctaccaagtagctggggctacaggcgtatgccaccatgcccggctaagttttgtattttatttatttatttatttttgagacggagtttctctcttgtttcccaggttggagtgcaatggcacaatctctgctcactgcaacctctgcctcctgggttcaagtgattcttctgcctcagcctcccaagtagctgggattacaggcatgcgccaccacacccggctaattttttatttttagtcgagacggggtttcttcatgttggccaggttggtctcgaactcctgacctcagctgatctgcccgcctcaaccttccaaagtgctgggattacagccgtgagccaccgcgcgcagcCTCTTCTGTTGCCATTTTTGGATATGAAGTCTCACAATTCTGtgatgttaaatatttataatagctaaagtctatttaaaatatattctgaaacTCAGTTTTTTGTACCAGCCTGTAAACAGTAATGCCTGACTAGTTTTCCTCACTTTAACTTGGTTTATCAGGTAACTTGCACTAaattagaaaggagaaaaattggaaTTTGCAATTTTAAATGGTATGGGAATGTGTGCTATCCTTTTTCATCTTGAGTAAATGtgcaacattttttgttttgtttttagagtgaAGCAAGAAGCATTTCATTTGCACATCTTTCTTGGACATGGGATATACAGTTCCAGTTTATAAGCAGCAACTGCTAGGGAAATGATTTTGGTGTTTTGGGTTAATTGCTTCTAAGAAAAGTTTCATAGTGGACTGtttagaagaagaaatgaaagatccAGTTTGGGATTATGAAATAAAccacaaattaaaatttttgtttaaactgTCCAggatctgatttaaaaatattgtctttgttttataTGATTAAATGGTTTGTTTTCATAGATGATATGTTACCCATTGTAAAGACTACATGTTTTTATTCAGCAGTGTTCTTTAAATGCTTTCATTTaaacagtaactttttttttttgcttgtgaaTTGAGTGCTCTGATGTAAAACTTCTCATGAAGTAAAACAGTGATTTATTTTACCCAAACATTCACCGAAGCAAAGAACGGTTTCAGACCTTCGAACTGGTATGGTTTGGcagagtaattttaaattttgctgtATTTGATTACTTAGAgacaggaatttttaaaaatcgaaaCAAAAAATTCCACAGCTTAGTGTAAATGACAATTTGGCGGTTTTATGTCTTTAGAAATGTTTTACCTTTCTAAGCCTTGTGCTAAAGGCGTATAACGGTGGTGCCTATCTACTTAAGGGGGCATTCTAGTCTTAAAAGTTGTCTAAACTGTCCCTCCCTGGCTTTTTTTGGTTTGGGGTAAACCTAAGGGTGTTTGTTAGTCTCAAAACTGTGAAGTGACATGTCAGAACAGTCCAGACTGGTAAGAAAATTAATGGCTTCACTTGAATTTAAACCAGCTCTAGATAGGAAAAAATCAGTCTCctcatttgcttttttaatgGAGTAGTACATCCCATATTTTAGAACAAGTAGGGGTGCCTTGCTTAAATAAAAATAGCACTTAATGTATAATTGTGTGAAGGGTTTATGGATAAAGCTGTACTTCTGTCACAATGTGGCAGTACATTCTGCTTTAATATTAAACAGCTTGTTATTTAAATATTGGACAAAATGGCTGGCTTCAAAATATAGTCATTAATAAACTAACTTTATGTGCACCTGTGTAGGAGAGTCAAAATCCTGTATACTTTCTTTGCCTTGTTCCTGTTCTCAGGGTGACGACTGCCACCAGGAGATGCAGTTCTagttcttaaaattaaatttgccCTGGTTTCTGACAGGTGATATCTGGAAGAGAGACTATGTCTTCTCTTACTTAATACATAACCATCTTTGATTACCAGTTAAGATGTGAAATCACTGTACTGTAGTCAATAAATGACTTGTTTCAGGCTGAAGATTACCTAAGAGTATTTATTATTGGAGTCTGTGAGTCAACTGAATATATTATTACCTCAATTCCTGCTATATTAATATAAGTATTAAGGGTTAATTTTCGTGTGTGTGTTCTTTAAATCCTGTGAACATGACTTAACCAGCTTAACATCATCAGTAGTACTACCTAGATGGAAATGCGTTTTCGTATATGGTTGAATATGCTAAGCTATGAGAACTGGTATCCGTAGTTGTACGAACTGTTAGAACGTgatctttgtttctctttcacaTTTGGTATCTAATTTGCTGTGGAAAAGATCTGTGGGGCCTACTGTGATTGGGGTAGTGAGGAATTCATTTGCAATTGATTTAAGCTAATGAGTTTTATTTGCACATCTCTGGAAAAAGAATGCAAGCAAAGCATTCAAATGCTATATGATGGCTAAGGTTGAAAGGGTGTATCTTCTTGCCACGCTACAGGCTGAGTTTTCTGTACAAAATGTGGCCATTATTGGGaagtcattttatgtatttttgaatgctcccttttgtttttgttcatgATCTAGGCTAGTACATAAGTGATTGCTAAGGTGAATGTAGTTAcgggaaaggaagagaagcacGTAATAgagtaaaagtaatcttatttccaTGCAAGTGGAAGACAGTACTGTCTCCCCACATTTGAGAAGACTGTGTTTTGCATCACTCTTTGCTATTGAAGGAAGCAGTGATGGTGAATTTCCTTCTTCTGTTTGGGTTCCTTGTGTCTATAACTTCCTTTTGGTAAAGCTATCAGGAAGAATAGTGGGAGTGGGGTATATGGTCAGGGTGCTCATATCCTGCTTTAGCCTAGCTGCTACTTAAGGAGCTGCAAGGGAGAACTCTGAGAAGCAGTATGTAAATACCAAGGAGCTGATTGCTGAATATTGTGGTCTCATCTAAATATTGACACCAGGCAATGAAGCAAAAATAGAGTGTGTGTCCCTTTATGCGTGGGTAACTGAAGCTTCTGTCACGTGGGAAGGGGGACCGAATCTTCCCTGGGAGGAAGGCTCCAAATTCTCACTACTTATGTGTTATGTGAAGGGGGAAGCATAAGGAACCCACTTTGAAGGCAACATTTTGTGCCATGAATCTGCTTATTAATCAACATGCCTTGTTAGCGTCCTCTGCCCTAAACAGCCCTTATTAAGTCCTCATTTGGAAAGTTATTTTTTGGGGTTACATCCTGtttgttttagaatttaaaaCCCTCCatggtgggtcacttgaggtcaggagttcaagattagcctggccaacttggtgaaactctgtctttactgaaaatgcaaaaattagccaggtgtggcacacgcctgtaatcccagttacttgggaggccaaggcaggagaatcgcttgaacctgggacgcaggggttgtagagagccaagatcacaccatcgcactccagcctgggcaacagagtgacactctgtcaaaaacaaaaccgaaaaaaccaaaatacaaaaaaaactccaTTGTTCTGAGAGTTTCCCCTAAATTATGTGAAGGCATTCACATTGAATTGGTAGGACCTGTAGTATAGAggataatggtatatatatatcagCAGTAGAGTTCCAATCTAAATTGCTCTAATGCAGTAGAAATACATTACCTTCCCACTCCCCAAGTTCAGCAAATTAGAAGAGAATCTCTGAAGTTTGTAGGAAgggaataaagctgctataaacatttgtgtgcaggtttttgtgtagacttgttttcaactcctttgggtaaataccaaggaaccAGGTTGCTGGATTGTAagttaagagtatgtttagttttggaagaaactgccaaactctctTCTAACATGACTTGAATTCCCATtgacaatgaataagagttcctGTAGctcctcaccctccctagtattTGGTGATGTCACTCTTTCGCATTTTAGCTAATGGGTGAATAGTggtctcattgttttaattcccAATCCCATAGTGATgtggagcaccttttcatatacttatctGCCATCCGTATAtcatctttggtgaggtgtctggaTTTTCTATCCAGAATTTTAGTTCTagtggttttcttatttttagaaaggAAGTATAGGAAGGAAGGTTTAATCTGT
The nucleotide sequence above comes from Symphalangus syndactylus isolate Jambi chromosome 10, NHGRI_mSymSyn1-v2.1_pri, whole genome shotgun sequence. Encoded proteins:
- the GRSF1 gene encoding G-rich sequence factor 1 isoform X3, yielding MEDVLNFFSDCRIRNGENGIHFLLNRDGKRRGDALIEMESEQDVQKALEKHRMYMGQRYVEVYEINNEDVDALMKSLQVKSSPVVNDGVVRLRGLPYSCNEKDIVDFFAGLNIVDITFVMDYRGRRKTGEAYVQFEEPEMANQALLKHREEIGNRYIEIFPSRRNEVRTHVGSYKGKKITSFPTAKYITEPEMVFEEHEVNEDIQPMTAFESEKEIELPKEVPEKLPEAADFGTTSSLHFVHVRGLPFQANAQDIINFFAPLKPVRITMEYSSSGKATGEADVHFETHEDAVAAMLKDRSHVHHRYIELFLNSCPKGK